The DNA sequence TCCGTGCAGGTGTCTGCCATGCGGTAGTCCAGCGCGTTGTTGGCGTTGATCGCCCAGCCGAACATGTCTGTGTAGAAGCGGGCGGGGGTTTCGGCGTCGAGACCCGGCCAGGTGGCAAAGCGTTGGACGGCGGTTTTGCTGCAGGCCTGTCTGCCGGTTACTGGTACTTTCGGAGTTCCATCTGCAGAGTGAGCTGCACCGGTTGGTCGCCCGCAGCCGTTTCCTGCCAGTCGGAACTCGTCGTTGGGCCAGTTGCAGTTCGCGTCTCGGCATAACATTTGAACGCGGCGCCCTGAATCCAGGTGATGCGGGCTTCGCCATGGCCGTTGGTTCGAACTGATTCCGATGGTGTGTAGCCAGGCACAGTCTGGATGTACACTGCGGCATCGGGTGCGCCGCGGCCATCCGGCGCCAGAACCTTGACGACTATATCCCTTGGTGCCAGCGGAGCCGGCGTTCTCAAGTCGAGTCCGATCAACTCCTGCCGGGGAGACAGGGTGACGGGCCGCGTCGTCCTGGGATAGGGTTGGCGGTTGGTCGGACCGTTCAGAACGCTTACGCCGAGAAGGTATTGGCCCGGTGGAATTCCGCGGAATAGGAACTCACCTTGGCTATTCGTCTGGGAATTTCTGAAAGGGCTCGGCGAGCCCGTAGTTTGAGCTGTTATGAGTTCGACGCGGATATCCGCCAGCGGATGCCCTTCGGCGTCCCGGACCGTTCCGCCGACATGACCGTCGACCCAGGCGCTGATGTCTCGAAAGACGCAGCATTCGCCGATCAGAACGCGGCCAGGCACGACATCGAGCCCCGGGTAGGAGCCGCTGAACTGGTACTCCCCTGGTGGGAGGCCGCCGATCTGATAGATGCCCTCGCTATCGCTGGTCGCCGTGACGCGTTTACCATGGCCGGCGATGGTGATTTTGGCTCCTTTGAGAGGCCGCGCGTTGCGCTTGAAAGAGACGTCGTCCACGCCCAAAGCCACACCAAGGATCTGGACTTTCCAGGACGGATGATTCCGGCCCCGGAGCCAGCGGAGCACCGCGGGCGCCTCGTCGATGCCGATTGTGCCGGAGAGACGGGATGCGTCTGGCAACTGGCCGGCCGAGGCGGGGCCCAGAAAGAGCAGATATCGCTCAGATTCGCGAAAGGAGATGCCTCCGCAGCGTGGTTCTCCGGCTCCCGCGGTGATGGTCGCGCCCTTGTCGATGCCTTTGAAGGCTTCTTCCACCAGAAACGTTACCGGCCCCGGGAGGGTGAGAGAGCCCTCCGCGTGGAGTACCCGGCCCACGAAGACATGGTTCGCACGTTTCAGATGATCCACCGGAGTGCCGGAGTAGAACATGCAGCCTGAAGTTGCGTGCTGTGCCGCCACGAGTGCCACCGATGTGAACAGTAAACGGCCTCTCATGCCTCGATAATACATAAAAACGAAGAACATTATTCCGGAAATCCTAGCCAGACAGCCTGGCGGGATTTGCCAGAGAATCGGATGGAGCCAGGCGTGCGGCACTTGCTCCCCGGAGGCCACCGTCAAGTCATATGATTGTTCACGCAGGAGGTAGCAATGAGCGAAATGACACGACGGGAACTGGCTCTGGCTGGGGCGGCTGCCGGTTTGGTGGCTACGGCCGCGCAGGCGAAGCCGCTGGCTCCGCTAACGCCGGGCATCAAGATCTCGATGCAGGTGGGCGAGACCGTCAGCGACGAGGACTTGGCCTGGATCCGGCAGATGGGCATCGATTATCTGAACGTGCAGACGGGCAAGGGCCAGGCGACGCTCGACAACTTCCTGGCGATCAAGAAGCGTGCGGAAGCGGCCGGTCTGCAGGTTTGGAACATCTCGAACAACGACAACCGCAACATCGAGGAGGTCACGCTGAACCTGCCGGGCCGCGACGCGAAGATCGCGTGGCTGAAGCAGTATATCCGCGATACCGGCAAGGCGGGCATTGGCTACATCACCTATGCGCATATGGCGAACGGGATCTGGTCGAGCGCTCCAGAGAAGACACGTGGCGGCGGCACGGCGCGCGCGTTCCGCCTGGAGACGGCCAAAGGCACGTGGAACGGCAAGACCTATGAGGGGGCGTTGACGCACGGGCGGAAGTACTCGAAAGAGGAGTTATGGGACAACTACACGTCCTTCATCCGCGAGATCGCTCCGGTGGCGGAGGAGGCCGGCGTGCGGATCGGCATTCACCCCGACGACCCGCCGGTGCCGGAATTGGGTGGAATTCCGCGCCATATTTTCGGCACTTATGATGGGTACGTGAAGGCGCTGGAAATTGCCAATTCTCCGGCTATCGGTGTGTGCCTGTGCTGCGGCACCTGGATGGAAGGTGGCCAGGGCATGGGCAAGGACGTTTTCGAGGCGGCGCGCGGATTCGCGAAGATGGGGAAGCTGTGGAAGGTCCACTTCCGGAATGTGACTGCTCCACAGCCGTATTTCGTGGAGACGTACATCGACGGCGGGTACACGGATATGTACAAGCTCATGCGGACGCTGGTGGAGGTCGACTTCCGAGGGAATCTGATTGCCGATCACGTGCCGGCCATGAGCGGGGCGCGGCAGTCGGGTTGGGCGTACAGCATGGGGTATATCCGGGCGCTGTACCAGGCGGCGCTGGAGGAGAAGAAGAAGGGATAGCGTAGGGGGATTACCGCTATGAAGAAGGCAGCAACCTCAGCCGCCGCCAAGGGGCAGGATGGCGTGAGTGCCGTGGAGGCGTATCTGGCCGGCGTGCCCGAACCCGGCCGAAGCACTCTGGAGAAGATCAGGGCCGTGATCCGGTCAGCAGCTCCGGCGGAGGCGACGGAGGCGATCAGCTATGGGATGCCGGCCTTCAAATATAGGGGCGGACTGGTGGCGTACGCCGCGTTTAAGAACCACTGCAGCCTGTTCCCGATGAGTCTGGCGGTGATCGACCAGTTTGCGGACGAGTTGAAGCCCTTTCAGACTTCGAAGGGGACGATCCAGTTTCCCCTGGATAAG is a window from the uncultured Paludibaculum sp. genome containing:
- a CDS encoding DUF1801 domain-containing protein — encoded protein: MKKAATSAAAKGQDGVSAVEAYLAGVPEPGRSTLEKIRAVIRSAAPAEATEAISYGMPAFKYRGGLVAYAAFKNHCSLFPMSLAVIDQFADELKPFQTSKGTIQFPLDKPLSSALVKKLVKAKVAENEAKKKT
- a CDS encoding mannonate dehydratase; translation: MSEMTRRELALAGAAAGLVATAAQAKPLAPLTPGIKISMQVGETVSDEDLAWIRQMGIDYLNVQTGKGQATLDNFLAIKKRAEAAGLQVWNISNNDNRNIEEVTLNLPGRDAKIAWLKQYIRDTGKAGIGYITYAHMANGIWSSAPEKTRGGGTARAFRLETAKGTWNGKTYEGALTHGRKYSKEELWDNYTSFIREIAPVAEEAGVRIGIHPDDPPVPELGGIPRHIFGTYDGYVKALEIANSPAIGVCLCCGTWMEGGQGMGKDVFEAARGFAKMGKLWKVHFRNVTAPQPYFVETYIDGGYTDMYKLMRTLVEVDFRGNLIADHVPAMSGARQSGWAYSMGYIRALYQAALEEKKKG
- a CDS encoding carboxypeptidase-like regulatory domain-containing protein, which codes for MRGRLLFTSVALVAAQHATSGCMFYSGTPVDHLKRANHVFVGRVLHAEGSLTLPGPVTFLVEEAFKGIDKGATITAGAGEPRCGGISFRESERYLLFLGPASAGQLPDASRLSGTIGIDEAPAVLRWLRGRNHPSWKVQILGVALGVDDVSFKRNARPLKGAKITIAGHGKRVTATSDSEGIYQIGGLPPGEYQFSGSYPGLDVVPGRVLIGECCVFRDISAWVDGHVGGTVRDAEGHPLADIRVELITAQTTGSPSPFRNSQTNSQGEFLFRGIPPGQYLLGVSVLNGPTNRQPYPRTTRPVTLSPRQELIGLDLRTPAPLAPRDIVVKVLAPDGRGAPDAAVYIQTVPGYTPSESVRTNGHGEARITWIQGAAFKCYAETRTATGPTTSSDWQETAAGDQPVQLTLQMELRKYQ